The proteins below come from a single Stomoxys calcitrans chromosome 1, idStoCalc2.1, whole genome shotgun sequence genomic window:
- the LOC106084661 gene encoding protein lin-28 homolog — MADNLNATGDSETSEISAPNPDSQGETTHSDNSASLNRSGPKLRPEDISPHETQGVRYGKCKWFNVAKGWGFLTPNDGGHEVFVHQSIIQMSGFRSLGEQEDVEFECRLTERGLEAFRVSGKQGIDCHGSTFRPRSKKRHRRVRCYNCGEFANHIASKCHLGPQPKRCHLCKQDDHLFANCPNKKNPSSDSKSEDVPFDETAVEESQEPPNENS, encoded by the exons ATGGCAGATAATCTCAATGCAACGGGCGACTCCGAAACTAGTGAAATATCCGCACCTAATCCAGACTCTCAAGGTGAAACAACACATTCGGATAATAGTGCTTCGCTTAACCGAAGTGGTCCCAAATTACGTCCTGAAG atatttcgccacATGAAACTCAAGGTGTTCGATATGGAAAATGCAAATGGTTCAATGTGGCTAAAGGATGGGGATTTCTTACTCCGAATGATGGAGGTCACGAAGTTTTTGTACATCAG AGCATTATACAAATGTCGGGATTTCGATCACTGGGTGAACAAGAGGATGTGGAATTTGAATGTCGCTTAACAGAGAGAGGTTTAGAAGCATTTCGCGTTTCAGGAAAACAAG GCATTGATTGTCATGGAAGCACTTTTCGCCCTCGTTCTAAGAAACGTCATCGTCGGGTACGTTGTTATAACTGTGGAGAGTTTGCCAATCACATTGCCTCCAAATGTCATTTAGGACCTCAACCCAAAAGGTGTCATCTATGCAAGCAGGATGATCATTTGTTTGCCAATTGTCCAAACAAAAAG aaTCCAAGTTCAGATAGTAAATCTGAAGATGTTCCCTTTGATGAAACTGCAGTCGAAGAATCCCAAGAACCACCAAACGAAAATAGTTAA